ACCTATTCAGTCAATAACAATTACTAAAACTATGTGAAGCATGGATTCACCTTTTGCATAAAGAACAGGTCGGGATACTCTTATCGCAGCGACGCTTGTTCTTCTGGCATgcagcacaagcacgagcGGCCGTTTCGGCCGCAACTGAGCTTTCAGCCATGAAACTCGGTCGTAGATGGATATTCCAGGAAGAGAATGGTCACGTTGATATAATATTGTGAGAGGAATGTTATATCCTGAGCTAGTGTGCGGCCGCACGCTAAAAGTGTTCTATCAGCTGACTGAAAGTTCAAATGTTCTTTACCCATCCTGCGGAGTATATTAGGAGCTGCCAGGTTGCTCTTGTGGGGTAGCTAATACTACATTCACTCAATGTCATTATTCACTTAACATTTATGTCACCTTGTTTCTTCAATATACTTATTATTATCATTATAAGGGCCAGATTGTAGCATATATGTATAGTTATTTAGAATCTTTTCATGGTTTCATATCACCTGAGAGACTTGTCTGGTGGGTTCTTAGAATACAAATTGTAGAGAAAGGGGACTGCAATATTTGCATTTACCGACGAGTCTTCGCCTTCAAGTtgattaaaaaaaaatggaaTTAACGGCTAGAGAACTCGGGAACCAAAAGCTAAGCCATGGCCTCGCAAGGGGCATATTCAACTGGACTAAGAACATCTTGCCCAAACTCGGAGTTATACTCTTCACCGTAAAGTGCGGCAAAGCGGGACATGGCGGAGTTGCAACTGCTACTCCTTAAAAGTCCGCCTTTTCGATGATTTATATCCATTGAGGGATACACAGAGATATAAATACTCACTTGATCACTCTATTTAGGAGCTCTTCCATCAGCCATCATACATAGGATAATTCTACGCTTGACATATTGAATCATGAGCACAACCGTCGAATTCCTCCTCGGTTCTTTGGCACTTGCCAGCAGTATCTTAGGCAATGATTCAAGTCTCCCAACAGTGGACCTAGGCTACCAGATTCACCGCGCCATTTCCTTGGATGTGAGCACCTCCCCTTTCTAACCAAGGCGGGACCTGTTTATTAAACATCAGTCACAGGAAACATTCAACACTTACAACTTCACCAACATACCATATGCGGAACCTCCTTTAGGTCCTCTGAGATTTAAAGCACCCATTCCACCTAGAGGTCGGAAGTCTGAGATCCAAGATGGTAGTATTGGAAAGATCTGTCCTCAAGCCAATACTAAATGGAATGGGATGGGATCCCTGTTTGCCGCTGCTTACGCAACAGGCAGGCTCCCATTCAACTATACGCAAGCTGAGGAGACTTTGGCCAATTCGCCGCCTCGAGCAATGGATCCTCGGGTCACTGAAGATTGTCTCGTTTTGGATGTGCTAGTTCCGAAAGCAGTCTTTCATGAACAATCCAAGTCAAAGGGAGCTCCTGTCTTGGTGTGGATTTATGTAAGTTCGCTCTCGAGCTTGTTCATTTAGCAAGTGAGTTATTCTAATGCGCTTCAGGGAGGCGGCTATGCCCTTGGGGATAAGACTATGTTTGGGAGCCCACACGAGCTTATTGCGGCCACCCAGCAAGGTGAAAACCAAGGTGCTATCTGGGTAGCCATGAACTATCGCCTTGGAGCCTTCGGGTTCCTCTCTGGCCCTACCTTGCAAGAGACCGGCACAGCGAATGCAGGTCTTCATGACCAGAGACTCGCTCTTGAATGGGTGCAGGAGAACATCCACAAGTTTGGCGGAGACCCTGATAACGTCACTCTCATGGGTATTTCAGCGGGTGGTGGTTCAGTTATGCACCAGATTACGGCATACGGTGGCTTGAAGCCGGCACTATTCCACCAAGCTATCACGCAGTCATCGGCCTTTGTTCCTAATCCAGGGACCCAATTGCAGGAGGACGCTTTCAACGACtttctctcgcttctcaATGTCAGCTCTCTCGAAGAGGCTCGAGCTCTGGACTCGGCCACCCTGATTGAAGCAAATGCTAAACAGATCGCTGAGGCACCACACGGCACATTTATCTTTGGCCCAACTGTCGATGGCGATTTTGTCCCTGGTGTGCCAACGAAACTGATCCTTCAGGGTTCCTATTCAAAAGGCATCTCTATTTTATCTTCTTATATGAGCCATGAGGGTATTTTCTTCATAGATCCAAGGGCCATTGACGACGAAAGGCTATTGCGTCAGCACCTTCGGAATATTTTCCCCCATATGTCGAAAAGAAACTTTGACTTTGTCTTCGATACACTATATTCACCAACTTATGATGGGTCCTATCCCTATAAAGCTCCTCTTGAACGAGCGGAACTTATTATTGCTGAAtcaatcttcatctgcaaCCAGAACTCCATGTTAAAAAGTGCAATGCAACAAGGCACAGCGGCGTTCGGATACCAGTTCTCGATCCCACCAGCGCTTCATGGTGGCGACCAGCCCTATATTTTCCCCAATGGTCCATTCCCCGACGTCGATCCTATTATTTCCAAATTCGTTCAACAAACCATCGCCAGTTTTGTTAACAATGGTGTGCCGTCTGAACAAATTACTGGAGCCTCGATCCCTCCGTACGCGACCAACAAATCTGTTCTTAATCTGGTCCCGAACTCCCCAGTAATTATTCCTGATCCAACAGCTAATGAGAGATGTGATTGGTGGcataaagctttatatagTTAAATTATCGAGTGTTATAAAACGGTTTGTTGGTGGTAGATAGACATATTTTTAAGAACCTATGAGCTCTGAGCTGTAGCTTACCGTATGTAGAAATAGTGTATCCGAACCCAACCTACATTGTCGTAGATCGATCGTCGTAGGCAAAGCAACACCTTTCACACGAGGATCTTCTCTAGCTATGATCCTGTACAATGTCTAAAGTTGGACAAGGAAATTAATGTCACTGCCATTGCTCCATGCTGCATATGCTCAATTATTTTGAGATACGAAATGCAAAGGGCTCGTGCTTTATATTGTGCTGTTAAGTAAATGAAGAGGATATTGCCGTCTCTCCAACGGCAGCATAATTTACTGACATCACAACTCCTTGCGCCATTACGTATGTATATTACTTATCAACACGTCCGATATACGTTCAAGATTTAAGCTACTACACATGATATCATCCAGAGACTCTGCCTGCTTGTAGTTAGAAACTCTCGTATTGTTACGTAGAAGGATGCTTTCTATCGGATTGCTCGAATACGTATCAAATACAAAAAATACCATTACTATGAACCACAGAAGCATTTCATTTTTGTGACAACGCTCTGTGTGATGATATCATCGTAAATTTAGGACAAGTGCTCCTTCATAAATTCGGCGACATCCAGCGCTGCAGGGCCCACGTAAGCTTCGTTATCGTAAAAGTCCAACCTCTCCATATGATGAAGGCCAATATGTGTTAGCCTTTTTATGATAAATGTTCATTTTCATCTGAAATTTGCCCTCTATCACATCCGAATATGATACCTTACTATCATAGTTCCCAATCCTCAACTGCACTGCTCAAATACCCCTCATTCAGCTCGTTTTATCACAGCCACAGCTACACGATAAGGCTGAATTACAGCTCAAACTATTGATCTTGGCATCGAAAACGTCTATCAACATCTTCGCGCTCCATTTTCCTCCATGAATCACCAAATGCATTCGTGCAaattttgcttcttctctctttagCTTATCGCGTGCCACCATGTTGCAGTTCTTCTCAGACTATGTCGCGGTTCTTCGATTCATCGCCGGTGCGAAAGGATTCCATGATCCCCGGAACAGATACTTTGCGAATAATTTCTGGACAAGTATGCATATATGTGGCATCACAGCTGCATATTTGGGCATGGTATTGCCGTCCCAAAACGAGTCGACCGGCATTAGTAGCCCTGAGGAAGGCTTTCATCAACGACAACAAATCTAGACTTGTCGTTCCCGTCTTCAAAATGTTATGGCTTGTGATATTTAGGACAAGAGGTCGTGGCCGACGAATTTTCCTACAAATAATGAACGGCCTCGTCAACCTCACATGGTGGGGTGCATTTGCAGCATATGGATTTTGGGTCTTCGAATATGAGTTCCTGAATCACTGTGCATTTCTATACGGGGCAGCCTTGATCACCATTTTGGTGCAGCTTACTATCGGGGAGAAACAGGATTGGACGGCTAATACCGAGCTCGCCAACTTACGACACAACACTGGTTGGTCAACTTGCCTTTACGTCTTGCTGAGCCTCTGGATTGGGTGGCTCTACATTATCTCTAGGTCTACGTCTACTTTGTCTCCTGTTCTTGGTCATTTTGCGAGAATAGGATACTTTGCTCTAACCCAGTCCACAACAATGTTCATGATTCTCTTTCTTGCGCGACAGGACCGACATAGTTATCTCTCCCCGGAAGGCTCTTTAAAGACTTGCGAACGCCCTATTCAATTTTGTGTACTCTGCAGTGGCACTGTAATAAAAGCCATGAAAGAGCGACATGATTCTCAAGGTGCTCATCATTGGACTTCTGGCTCTCTCGCCGCATCGGTTAAAGCTGGCTGTCGTGTCTGTTCTACTGTTtgggaacaaagaagaggattgAAACGTGATTTCCTCGGATATATCATGTTTTGGAAGCCTGTAACGTCATGGAAAGCCTCTATCCTCGGATTGACCATCATTTCCGAGGAGCCGAGAGGAGAATATTCGAGAGCAAGATGTAGTTTCAAGCTGGCTTCACTGGAAGCCAGTGACATTACATCTCAATCCTTGTCAAATAACACGGGATCATACACCTCTTTAAACCAAGTCTCTAAGTGGCTACAGGTTTGTAGAACAAACCACGCCCACTGTCGCAATAAAAGTCTTACAGGTGTAGCATTCAAGCCTACTAGACTTTTGTTTCTCCAGTCCGAAGGGGAGAGTATCCGAGTGCGGCTTCATTGTTCAACAGAGCAGCTTCCAGCCGTCCCATACATGACCTTGAGTCATTGCTGGGGTGGAGGTAGTCCACTGCGACTCGTGAAAACATCACTTTCAGCGTTTCAGCAAAACATTGACACGAAGAAGTTACCAAAGACCTTTCTACAAGCTGCACAACTGGCAAAATACTTAGGTTGTTCATATCTGTGGATCGACTCCTTATGCATCATACAGGACGATTGGGATGATTGGCTACGAGAAGCGGCTCTAATGGGCAATGTGTATAAGAATTCTATCTGTAACATTGCCGCGACCGATGGCAGAAATTCTTCACAGGGCTGTCTCTATATGAGAAATCATCGTGCCATTCAGCCAGAGCCCTGCAACGGGATTTCAGGTCAGAGCGAGTATCTGGTCAATGATTCAGATGTGTTCAAACATCATGTCTTATACACTCGCGGTTGGGTATTACAAGAAGTTATTTTGGCACCCCGGGTTTTGCATTGTTGCCGTGAGCAGCTGTATTGGCACTGCGACGAACTCCGGGCTTCGGAGATTTTCCCGAATGGAATGCCAGCGTCCATTTCAGAAGATTACCACCTCGTAACAAAATATCGAAGCTTTAGCAGCGGTGGGCAGCGTACTATTCTTACGTCTTCGGCTCTGGAAAAGATCGCATCAAACTTGCCCTATTATGCAAGTTCTGCAGCGGCACCTCGCTGGATTGAGTTCCCGGAAGCCTATTCAGCTAACCTTGATATAAACACGCTCGGCTTCGAAATACTAGGCAAAGACTCAGGTATCCCTCTGGAAGACGTAAGCAAATACATAAATCACCTTTCTTTACATGAAGAACTCAGCCTCAGATAGAAGCTCAAAGCTAGTCATCCATTTACCTACTGGGCGAGACTCGTCCAAGCATATTGCAGCATGTCTTTCACTAGAGCAGAGGACCGAGCAGCTGCTTTTTCTGGTATAATCTCGCTTTTAAGACCACATCTCGGAGATTACCTGATTGGATTGTGGAAGGTATTCCTGCCTTTCGAGCTATTATGGGTTGCAGTGAAGCCTTCTAATAGACAGAAAGCATTGAGAGTGCCAAGTTGGTCTTGGATGTCCATCGATGGCGCTGTTGAATACTCCAGGTGTGGGCACAGCGGGCAACATGACCAAATCCTCGTTCAATTGCTTTCCGTGTCAGTCAATTATGTTTTTATCGACATGTCTCGCGCCTCCAGCTGGGAGATGAGGCTCCGGGGTAAGCTCGCTGCTGGAGACTATAAGCACAGAGGTAACAGGCTGTCCAAGCGAGTTCACATGCACTACATCGGAAACCCAACTTGGCAAGTCTTGCCATCTGGGGAATTCCAGATGCACCCTGCGGAGCTACTCCTGGAATCCG
The sequence above is drawn from the Trichoderma breve strain T069 chromosome 5, whole genome shotgun sequence genome and encodes:
- a CDS encoding carboxylesterase family domain-containing protein; its protein translation is MSTTVEFLLGSLALASSILGNDSSLPTVDLGYQIHRAISLDETFNTYNFTNIPYAEPPLGPLRFKAPIPPRGRKSEIQDGRLPFNYTQAEETLANSPPRAMDPRVTEDCLVLDVLVPKAVFHEQSKSKGAPVLVWIYGGGYALGDKTMFGSPHELIAATQQGENQGAIWVAMNYRLGAFGFLSGPTLQETGTANAGLHDQRLALEWVQENIHKFGGDPDNVTLMGISAGGGSVMHQITAYGGLKPALFHQAITQSSAFVPNPGTQLQEDAFNDFLSLLNVSSLEEARALDSATLIEANAKQIAEAPHGTFIFGPTVDGDFVPGVPTKLILQGSYSKGISILSSYMSHEGIFFIDPRAIDDERLLRQHLRNIFPHMSKRNFDFVFDTLYSPTYDGSYPYKAPLERAELIIAESIFICNQNSMLKSAMQQGTAAFGYQFSIPPALHGGDQPYIFPNGPFPDVDPIISKFVQQTIASFVNNGVPSEQITGASIPPYATNKSVLNLVPNSPVIIPDPTANERCDWWHKALYS